tctccgcTGTGTGGATTCTCTGATGGTTAAGAAGAATTGATTTCTgctgaaaacatttcccacattctgaacataaaaatggcttctcccctgtgtgaattctcttatgtctaacaagatgtgatttagagTTAAAATGTTTTTcgcattctaaacatgaaaatggcttctcccctgtgtgaattctcttatgtctaacaagatgtgatttacggttaaaatatttttcacattctaaacatgaaaatggcttctcccctgtgtgaattctctgatggttAAGAAGACATGATTTCCGCTGAaaccatttcccacattctgaacataaaaatcgcttctcccctgtgtgagttctctcatgtataacaagacttgatttttggttaaaatgtttttcacattctgaacatgaaaatggcttctcccctgtgtgtgttctctgatgtttaacaagatttgatttatcagtaaaacatttcccacattctaaacaagaaaatggcttctcccctgtgtggattCTCTGATGGTTAAGAAGAATTGATTTCTgctgaaaacatttcccacattctgaacatgaaaatggcttctcccctgtgtgaattctcttatgtctaacaagatgtgatttagagTTAAAATGTTTTTCGCATactaaacatgaaaatggtttctcccctgtgtgaattctcttatgtctaacaagatgtgatttagagttaaaatgtttcccacattctgagcatgaaagagCCTTCTCCCCTGAGTGACTTCTTTGATGTTGAACACTTCTTCTGTGTCTTTTATCTTGCTTAACAGTCTGTGATGAATTAAAAGATTGAAATCCATCCAAAGGATTAGATAATAGATTTTTGCTGTGAAAGGCTGAGGATACATCCGAGATAATGGCATGCTCTTCATGTGTATCTTCTGTGACACCACACTCATCTGTTCTAAAATCCGATATCAAATGTTTGTCTGAGctcctggtacagtcatctgccaagaatTAATCTAAGTTTTATCATTTTAAAATAAGAGAAccttaaaattatatatattttataacattTCTACATAAAGAAAATCCATACAAATTACAAGTCATGGAGCAAATATCAACTGACTATGAGAAAACCGATCACAATTTGACAGTAGACCAGTAGcttggaccagtagatgatgatgTTAGGTCACCAAGCTGGTCACTTGTATTCTCTTGTGCTGAAGCCAGCATCTTCATTGGTTCACAAGGGATCTGTGAGTCAGTGCTATAAGCTGGTGTCCGTCTCACACACTGATCGCTAACTGCTAACAAAACACGCCAGAAATTGAAGCTGAAAGCCCAACTTATATCTATCTCACAGATGTATGAAATAAATATATTATTGCTCATATACCACATACATATAAATGTCagcatgtactgtacatataatgcTCTGTTCAGATCACATTTATGGGCTCTAACATATTCACCCAGGATGTATACATTGAATTGCTGTgtctgggtactttcacacttgtgttgttggattccggcaggcagttccgttgcctgaactgcctgcctaaTCTggaaaactgtatgcaaacacatgtcatttgcagactgatcaggatcctgatcagtctgaaaaatgcattgaaatacccgATCCGTTTTTCAGGTGTCAtcaggaaaaaacggatcaggtacttattttttttcacatctttaaaggtctgcgcatgccgtaAAAACTCACTGTAAAAGTGACTAAAcgtaagacatcctgatgcatactgaacggattgctttccatttagaatgcattgggacaaaacaaatcatttttttttctggtattgagcccctaggacggaactcaatacaggaaaactttaacgctagtgtgaaagtacactatgACAGATACCATACagtgacatttaattttttttaattagataTAGTTCCATGGAATACTGATATATCGAAGCCAGATGGAGACCAAAAGCCTGTGGACACATTTACcttttaagctactttcacactggcgttttggatttctgtttgtgagatccgttcagggatctcacaagcggtccaaaacggatcagttttgctctaatgcattctgaatggaaaagaatccgctcagaatttatcagtttgcctccgttctgtctccattccgctttggaggcggacaccaaaacgctgcttgcagcattgtgcccgtctgatgaaactgagccaaacggatccgttctgacacacaatgtaagtcaatggggacggatccattttctaagacacaatctggcacaatagaaaacagatccgtcttggctatgttaaagataatactaacggatccgttctgaacggatgcagacagttgtattatctgaacggatccgtctgtgcagatgcacgacggatccgcaccaaacgcaagtgtgaaagtagccttatgttggCAGTTTTCCCAAAgaacaaactaaacatatatcgCAATCATGATATGAACCCAGCCTATATAACAAGATAGATTTACTCACATAtaacagtcgtggccaaaagttttgagaatgacacaaatattagttttcccaaagtttgctgctaaactgcttttagatctttgtttcagttgcttctgtgatgtagtgaaatataattacacgcacttcatacgtttcaaaggcttttatcgacaattacatgacatttatgcaaagagtccgtatttgcagtgttggcccttctttttcaggacctctgcaattcgactgggcatgctctcaatcaacttctgggccaattcctgactgatagcaacccattctttcataatcacctcttggagtttgtcagaattagtgggtttttgtttgtccatacgcctcttgaggattgaccacaagttctcaatgggattaagatctggggagtttccaggccatggacccaaaatgtcaacgttttggtccccgagccacttagttttcacttttgccttatggcacggtgctccatcgtgctggaaatgcattgttcttcaccaaactgttgttggattgttgaaagaagctgctgttggagggtgttttggtaccattctttaatcatggctgtgttttggggcaaaattgtgagtgagcccactcccttggatgagaagcaaccccacacatgaatggtctcaggatgctttactgttggcatgacacaggactgatggtagcgcccaccttttcttctccggacaagcctttttcctgatgccccaaacaatcggaaagaggcttcatcagagaatatgactttgcgcCAGttttcagcagtccattcaccatattttctgcagaagatcaatctgtccctgatgttttttttggagagaagtggcttctttgctgcccttcttgacaccaggccatcttccaaaagtcttcgcctcactgtgcgtgcagatgcactcacacctgcctgcagccattcctgagcaagctctgcactggtggaacttctatcccgcagctgaatcctctttaggagacgatcctggcgcttgctggactttcttggacgccctgaagtcttcttaacaagaattgatcctctttccttgaagttcttgatgatcctataaattgttgattgaggtgcaatcttagtagccacaatatccttgcctgtgaagccatttttatgcaacgcaatgatggctgcacgcgtttctttgcaggtcaccatggttaacaatggaagaacaatgatttcaagcatcaccctccttttaacaggtcaagtctgccattttaacccaatcagcctgacataatgatctccagccttgtgctcgtcaacattctcacctgagttaacaagacgattactgaaatgatctcagcaggtcctttaatgacagcaatgaaatgcagtggaaagtttttttggggattaagttaattttcatggcaaagaaggactatgcaattcatctgatcactcttcataacattctggagtatatgcaaattgctattataaaaacttaagcagcaacttttccaatttccaatatttatgtaattctcaaaacttttggccacgactgtacatagacACAAATTACATGAATTTACTGTACACATGTTGAGCATTACTCATACACATTACATgcttatacagtgtatatatacacacaccaggggcggattaagcgcatgataggcccggggttTTCTACCCAACTcggcccccgccccctccattttagttttagtatttttttctgtatgaagaggctgcaatgCTTCGCCAAAGTCTCTTCTCAGGCCATATGACATttttcacatggtctaggtgcagctctttTCCATCTGAGTGatgggggctgagctgcagtaccaagcgcaGTGcgatcaaatggacagcgctgtgcttggtaaggagcaaagaggctgcggcactcactggaacatcgcggtctccttaaacagctgattggtgggggtgccaggcgtcggacccccaccatctcataactctctgagtacagatttgatagatgttacctgcagtcctatgtaacaccccacataacacagtgacctattgtgttatgtggggtgttacataggactgcatggaatatctactacattatctgtacacagaaagttatcactgttatctgggccgctacataggactgcaggtgacaaataaaaaaaattgttgccaaatttaaaatacatacgattatgattaaaaaaaaagacttggaggagaagatgagacgcaggtcacaatagtgagccagctctacatataggggaatacagcaccacataactgttacatccagtgacttctcctgtcatgtagatcttctctttcctcttctcctccgtttgacccagaacgccatgacaaattctttcagccgcatctcgtccatacaaagtttgttacagacacgttagatttctcataattggggtcatttatcaaactggtgtaaagtacaactggcttagttgcccatagcaatcagattccgcctttcattttccaaaggagctgtcaaaaatgaaaggtgaaatctgttgcAATGGTATCTAACACATTTCTACTTtactccagtttgataaattaccccaaaggtccctatagtgtctacagcaattataatgtcccctagagtgcccccagtaataataacaccctatattggcTCCAgttaataatgcctgtatagtgtccacaAAAATAATGTTCCCTAATAGAaacgcccccacatagtaattccccctacactgccccatatagtcatttcccctacactgcccccatatagtaatttcccccacactgccccatatagtaatttccaccacactgtctctatatagcaatttcccccgcactgcccccatatagtaatttcccccgcactgcccccatatagtaatttcccccgcactgcccccatatagtaatttcccccgcactgccccctatagtaatttcccccgcactgccccatatagtaatttcccccgcactgcccccatatagtaatttcccccgcactgcctcccatgtagtaattccccccacaaagtaatttgccactcacactgcccccatcaagtaataaccccacacactgcccccattagataatttgccccgacactgccatccattaagtaatttgcctcgacactgccatccatatagtaatttgccccgacTGCCATCCATTAAATAATTTgccctgacactgccatccattaagtaatttgccccaacactgccatccatagagtaatttgcccccatactgccatccattaagtaatttgcccccatactgccatccattaagtaatttgcccccatactgccatccattaagtaatttgcccccatactgccatccattaagtaatttgcccctacactgcccttcattaagtaatttgccccccacactgtccccatcaagtaataaccccccacactgcc
The genomic region above belongs to Bufo gargarizans isolate SCDJY-AF-19 chromosome 4, ASM1485885v1, whole genome shotgun sequence and contains:
- the LOC122934018 gene encoding gastrula zinc finger protein XlCGF57.1-like, which translates into the protein MMEDHQPPIKEERTTPSPLLLHDERCPIPLLLQDGSEEHQSISYEDIDGNKFLNLGKDLTNIKAEDTYVRGDEQIKEDIPTDNDPDDCTRSSDKHLISDFRTDECGVTEDTHEEHAIISDVSSAFHSKNLLSNPLDGFQSFNSSQTVKQDKRHRRSVQHQRSHSGEKALSCSECGKHFNSKSHLVRHKRIHTGEKPFSCLVCEKHFNSKSHLVRHKRIHTGEKPFSCSECGKCFQQKSILLNHQRIHTGEKPFSCLECGKCFTDKSNLVKHQRTHTGEKPFSCSECEKHFNQKSSLVIHERTHTGEKRFLCSECGKWFQRKSCLLNHQRIHTGEKPFSCLECEKYFNRKSHLVRHKRIHTGEKPFSCLECEKHFNSKSHLVRHKRIHTGEKPFLCSECGKCFQQKSILLNHQRIHTAEKPFSCSECEKHFNSKSELIRHQRIHTGEKPFSCLECGKCFTDKSNLVKHQRRHTGEKPFSCSECEKHFNQKSSLVIHKRTHTGEKRFLCSECGKWFQRKSCLLNHQRIHTGEKPFSCLQCEKYFNRKSHLLRHNRTHTGEKPFSCSECEKKFNCKSHLVRHERIHTGEKPFSC